A genome region from Colwellia sp. Arc7-D includes the following:
- a CDS encoding SdrD B-like domain-containing protein — MINLHKNHRLWITTSAVLMALAVPKLSTAALLNDTLELTQISYNLQDPTTTNYHAVDNTLVVNSLPVSLTLPNLRPIYINPVSGGEEHFIINISVDETGALIGGNPGHDLFVYGEVDVPNVGTVSGELLTGEVSAFGYFNASSNNDIVDFNFTITGGLLQNLFPTGVVSVSQIMETSTFNGDFTVDFEGESKGNLGGIPAKTAIIGDRVWSDLNADGIQNCTDGGANDNNFPADGIIGNAGDAGAECDAGVANVTVNLLTAGSDGYCGSGDEAFVATQATDANGFYLFNSVQPGSYCVSIVKPAGTECTTENVGGDNLVDSDFVDQGDGTCQTVDNNQNPIVVVAGDKDLSFDAGLVGSSASLGDRVWNDLNLDGIQNCIDGGANNSSFPADGILGNLGDSGTECNSGIADVTVNLLSTGSDGVCGTTDEMIVTSQITDSNGFYLFDDIAPGNYCIAVVKPAGYECTVDNMGNDDVADSDVVAQGDGTCQTVFANQNSIEVIAGSNNITIDAGLVSSTAALGDRVWQDLNGNGIQECADTNGNGIVGDTGDMGTECGAGIASVGVSLLENLDGDASCTSGDEDVIANTTTDANGFYLFSDLIAGNYCVEYTLPNGYVYTLQNQGDTNFDSDADAVTGRTANVDILTNQTNLSVDAGVIAPASIGDTVWNDLDRNGLFVDEFGVAGISVELFNCSNTQVTDIYGNPVLPTVTDSNGLYNFGNLKPGGYTVKFTTSAGLEFTTAVVGPDVMDSDAENFNQDGTMGTTRCITLASGESNTDIDAGIRTINESRIGDFVWNDTNANGIQDLNELSNGIEGVPVELMICGADNFLISTGITTNTNASGLYFFEGLSAGSYAVQFDLAYLTQAGYIVSPRFTGMSTDVDSDANPNSGASECIELGVRDQNLTLDAGAYLPASLGDQVWLDSDNNGVLNNENGLDGVMVELFDCSNSTVIDIFGNEVTSVFTNSSGMYNFTDLVPGDYRVKFTAPSGLSFTNANVGIDETIDSDVENFDGDMGTTSCITLGSGEQNVDVDAGFVAPIAQCALDINATCAIIPSLQPVNFVCSDAKPLDTLSMIWDGQDNVNIVAYYGKTDNTELTTRSNVNNGDVVTISGFAGAGNDIDWEVFNANGDSLGTSRFHMSCSDSGMNGPEDCGAPQGNSKNNEAGLLNSWLLDGLAGENGVALVCNSPTDPIATAETCTYEMPTNASCDSKPVNVSLRYLGGDCVISNTQGGKAECIVGGTAGDNVRIKVSNGKTGNKAKVFLDTVQANVTIGDVVTATSAAANENDFDSNTIIEIFSATGNLVQKVAMHTSCSLPLSLGDQYGAVDLVAMDTKSGQSISAGVEMLYNYTIVNNSTERFVDEASDSFGPLGSLDLAAQGGSAELTRTQFVLPGVDNVFNNTLTVTGNLRPSGIACSAQDTVPLTVVVPEKPPTPEQVLTCSDIKPLTELSMIWNGANGTTVTTAAGQVFENLQEGNLINFIVDRDAYGNDFAVTLSGATSGESAFHLSCSDDFMDGSDDCGSAQGNNKNDDNSLVNSFALNGMTGETGSFSCDLNNTGVVEAVLGAPSSGSVGAVRAEFKDLKKKEYKFYIHNDSNKDVFIESISVDWPTSVNGDLVEIKNGGDKIYDTETQASPVTVTRWEKSQDKRKIKADDKKEIKIKFDDKVDKNMNKYSVEIELSTGEVITLM; from the coding sequence ATGATAAATTTACACAAAAATCATCGCCTTTGGATAACCACTAGTGCAGTGTTAATGGCGTTAGCTGTACCAAAGTTATCAACAGCTGCGTTGCTGAACGACACATTAGAACTGACACAGATAAGCTATAATTTGCAGGATCCTACTACAACAAATTACCACGCTGTTGACAATACGTTGGTTGTTAATTCATTACCGGTATCACTTACATTACCAAACCTTCGCCCAATATATATCAATCCTGTTTCTGGTGGCGAAGAACACTTTATTATTAATATTAGCGTTGATGAAACCGGTGCCTTAATTGGTGGCAACCCAGGCCATGATTTATTTGTTTATGGTGAAGTTGATGTACCCAATGTAGGTACAGTATCGGGTGAATTACTTACCGGTGAGGTCAGTGCTTTTGGCTATTTCAATGCATCATCGAATAACGATATAGTAGATTTTAACTTTACGATCACTGGAGGATTACTGCAAAATTTATTTCCTACAGGCGTAGTTTCTGTCTCTCAAATAATGGAAACCTCAACCTTTAACGGTGATTTTACTGTTGATTTTGAAGGTGAATCTAAAGGTAACTTAGGTGGTATTCCTGCAAAAACCGCTATTATTGGTGACCGTGTATGGTCTGACCTTAATGCCGATGGTATTCAAAACTGTACCGATGGTGGCGCAAACGATAACAACTTCCCAGCTGATGGCATAATCGGTAATGCTGGCGATGCTGGCGCAGAATGTGATGCGGGTGTTGCTAATGTTACTGTTAATTTATTAACAGCTGGTTCAGATGGCTATTGTGGTTCAGGCGACGAAGCGTTTGTTGCTACTCAAGCTACCGATGCTAATGGTTTTTACTTATTTAATAGTGTTCAGCCTGGTTCTTATTGTGTATCAATAGTTAAACCGGCTGGCACTGAATGTACTACCGAGAATGTCGGTGGTGACAATTTAGTGGATAGCGATTTTGTTGACCAAGGGGATGGCACTTGTCAAACCGTTGATAACAACCAAAACCCTATTGTAGTTGTAGCCGGTGATAAAGACCTTTCTTTTGATGCGGGCTTAGTGGGTTCAAGTGCTTCACTTGGCGACCGTGTATGGAATGACCTTAATTTAGATGGTATTCAAAATTGTATCGATGGTGGTGCTAACAATTCTAGCTTCCCTGCAGATGGTATTCTAGGTAATTTAGGCGATTCTGGTACAGAATGTAATTCAGGTATTGCTGATGTAACCGTTAACTTATTGTCAACTGGCTCTGATGGCGTATGTGGTACAACTGATGAAATGATTGTTACGTCACAAATTACAGACAGCAATGGTTTTTACTTGTTTGATGATATTGCTCCTGGCAATTATTGTATCGCTGTAGTTAAACCTGCAGGCTATGAATGTACTGTAGACAATATGGGCAATGACGATGTTGCCGATAGCGATGTGGTTGCTCAAGGCGATGGTACCTGTCAGACGGTTTTTGCAAACCAAAACTCAATTGAAGTGATAGCCGGTAGCAATAACATTACTATTGATGCAGGACTTGTAAGTTCAACTGCAGCATTAGGTGACCGTGTATGGCAAGACCTTAACGGCAATGGTATTCAAGAATGTGCTGATACGAACGGTAATGGCATTGTAGGTGATACCGGTGATATGGGTACTGAGTGTGGCGCTGGTATTGCAAGTGTTGGTGTTTCATTACTAGAAAACCTTGATGGTGATGCAAGTTGTACTTCAGGTGATGAAGATGTAATTGCAAATACCACTACTGATGCAAATGGCTTTTACCTTTTCTCAGATCTTATAGCGGGTAACTACTGTGTAGAATATACGCTACCTAACGGTTATGTATATACGTTGCAAAATCAAGGTGATACAAACTTTGATAGTGATGCAGATGCGGTAACAGGCCGTACAGCTAACGTAGATATTTTGACTAATCAAACTAACTTATCTGTTGATGCCGGCGTTATTGCTCCAGCGTCTATAGGTGATACAGTTTGGAATGACCTTGACCGTAATGGTTTGTTTGTTGATGAATTTGGTGTTGCTGGCATAAGCGTAGAATTGTTTAATTGTAGTAATACTCAGGTAACCGACATTTATGGCAACCCTGTGCTTCCAACAGTTACTGACAGTAATGGCTTATACAACTTCGGTAACTTAAAACCGGGTGGATATACGGTTAAGTTTACTACCAGTGCTGGTCTTGAGTTTACTACTGCTGTTGTTGGTCCTGATGTAATGGATAGCGACGCAGAAAACTTCAACCAAGATGGCACTATGGGTACAACACGTTGTATTACTTTAGCCTCAGGTGAAAGCAACACGGATATTGATGCTGGTATACGTACAATTAATGAATCACGTATTGGCGACTTCGTATGGAATGACACCAATGCTAATGGTATTCAAGACCTTAATGAGTTAAGCAATGGTATAGAAGGTGTACCTGTTGAATTGATGATTTGTGGTGCTGATAACTTCTTAATTTCTACGGGTATAACGACTAATACCAACGCGAGTGGCTTGTACTTCTTTGAAGGCCTTTCTGCTGGTAGTTATGCAGTACAGTTTGATTTAGCTTATTTGACTCAAGCAGGATACATAGTTAGTCCACGCTTTACTGGTATGAGTACCGACGTAGATAGTGATGCTAATCCAAATTCTGGCGCGAGTGAATGTATAGAATTAGGCGTTAGAGACCAAAACCTGACATTGGATGCAGGCGCTTATTTACCGGCTAGTTTGGGCGACCAAGTATGGCTTGATAGCGATAACAATGGCGTGCTAAACAATGAAAATGGTTTAGATGGCGTAATGGTTGAGTTATTCGACTGTAGCAACAGCACTGTTATTGATATCTTTGGTAATGAAGTAACGTCTGTGTTTACTAATTCATCAGGTATGTACAATTTCACTGATTTGGTCCCAGGTGACTATAGAGTTAAATTTACGGCTCCATCAGGTTTAAGTTTTACTAATGCTAATGTTGGTATTGATGAGACTATAGATAGTGATGTAGAGAACTTTGACGGCGATATGGGTACAACCAGTTGTATTACGCTAGGTTCTGGTGAGCAAAATGTAGATGTAGATGCAGGTTTTGTTGCTCCAATAGCCCAATGTGCTTTAGATATTAATGCTACTTGTGCAATTATACCTTCACTGCAACCAGTTAACTTTGTTTGTAGTGATGCTAAGCCACTAGATACATTATCAATGATTTGGGATGGTCAAGATAATGTAAACATTGTTGCTTATTACGGTAAAACTGATAATACAGAGTTAACGACTCGTAGTAATGTTAACAATGGCGATGTGGTTACTATCAGCGGTTTTGCTGGTGCAGGTAATGACATTGATTGGGAAGTATTCAACGCTAATGGTGATAGCTTAGGTACATCTCGTTTCCATATGTCATGTTCTGACTCTGGTATGAATGGCCCTGAAGATTGTGGTGCTCCGCAAGGTAATAGTAAAAACAATGAAGCAGGCTTATTAAATAGCTGGTTACTAGACGGTTTAGCGGGTGAAAATGGTGTTGCGTTAGTATGTAACTCACCAACTGATCCAATTGCTACTGCGGAAACTTGTACTTATGAAATGCCTACTAATGCTTCGTGTGATAGCAAGCCTGTTAATGTAAGTTTACGTTATCTTGGTGGCGATTGTGTTATTAGCAACACTCAAGGTGGTAAAGCAGAATGTATCGTTGGTGGTACAGCTGGTGACAATGTTCGTATCAAAGTGAGCAATGGCAAAACAGGTAACAAGGCTAAAGTATTTCTTGATACCGTTCAGGCCAATGTAACTATTGGTGATGTTGTTACTGCAACCTCTGCAGCAGCTAATGAAAACGATTTTGATTCAAATACTATAATTGAAATCTTTAGCGCTACAGGTAACTTGGTACAAAAAGTAGCTATGCATACATCATGTTCATTACCTTTAAGTTTAGGTGACCAATATGGTGCAGTTGATTTAGTTGCTATGGATACCAAAAGTGGTCAATCAATATCTGCGGGTGTTGAAATGCTTTATAACTACACCATTGTAAACAACAGTACTGAACGTTTTGTTGATGAAGCTTCTGATAGTTTTGGACCGCTTGGATCTCTTGATCTAGCAGCTCAAGGTGGCAGTGCTGAATTGACTCGTACTCAGTTTGTTTTACCTGGTGTTGATAATGTCTTTAACAACACGCTAACAGTAACGGGTAACCTTAGACCTTCTGGTATAGCTTGTAGTGCTCAAGATACTGTTCCTCTAACGGTTGTAGTACCTGAAAAACCGCCAACACCAGAGCAAGTGCTGACTTGTAGTGACATTAAACCATTAACTGAATTATCAATGATTTGGAATGGCGCAAATGGTACAACAGTTACAACAGCTGCAGGCCAAGTGTTTGAAAATCTACAGGAAGGTAATTTGATTAACTTCATCGTTGATAGAGATGCTTATGGTAATGATTTTGCTGTTACGCTAAGTGGCGCTACTAGTGGTGAATCGGCATTCCATTTGTCATGTTCTGATGACTTTATGGATGGCTCTGATGACTGTGGTTCTGCACAAGGTAACAATAAAAACGATGATAACAGCCTAGTAAACAGCTTTGCATTAAATGGCATGACAGGTGAAACTGGCTCATTTAGCTGTGACTTAAACAATACAGGTGTTGTTGAAGCTGTTTTAGGTGCGCCAAGCAGTGGTTCAGTTGGTGCAGTTAGAGCAGAGTTTAAGGACTTAAAAAAGAAAGAATATAAGTTCTATATTCATAACGATAGTAATAAAGATGTTTTCATAGAAAGCATCTCTGTTGACTGGCCTACTTCTGTAAACGGTGATTTAGTCGAAATCAAGAATGGTGGAGATAAAATCTACGATACTGAAACACAGGCTTCACCGGTCACTGTGACTAGATGGGAAAAGTCACAAGATAAAAGAAAAATTAAGGCCGATGATAAAAAAGAGATCAAGATAAAGTTTGACGATAAGGTAGATAAAAACATGAATAAGTACTCAGTAGAGATTGAGCTAAGTACTGGTGAAGTAATTACCCTTATGTAA
- a CDS encoding PEP-CTERM sorting domain-containing protein — MYNNKNIVQKVKSSIWSRVVLGAMLIGMSMSSQASLAGFDLQDSPDISALSLETTYFEETDEFTAKGYASELHYNGLTYQLDGDGKDYVLEAKIDNNGDFESGSISIGGWLTGKDGSGKGIALPDGYMRSPTNTTLLTGVLSQFGFENSGTLYFLFEITGGDAADFFGGINSIGAIILAKSGFSGDWMSNFSSTSALSDNGLRVAVPEPTSMWLLGSGILGLAGFSRRKKTK, encoded by the coding sequence ATGTATAACAATAAAAACATTGTTCAAAAAGTAAAAAGCAGTATATGGAGCCGTGTCGTTTTAGGTGCAATGCTTATAGGTATGAGTATGTCGAGCCAAGCTAGCTTGGCTGGTTTTGATTTACAAGATAGCCCAGATATATCAGCTTTATCGCTTGAAACCACATACTTTGAAGAAACTGATGAATTTACTGCCAAAGGTTATGCAAGTGAACTTCATTATAATGGCCTTACGTACCAACTTGACGGCGATGGTAAAGATTACGTACTAGAGGCTAAAATTGATAATAATGGTGACTTTGAAAGTGGCAGTATATCAATAGGTGGTTGGCTTACCGGCAAAGACGGCTCAGGCAAAGGTATAGCCTTACCAGATGGCTACATGCGTTCACCTACTAATACTACCTTATTAACTGGCGTTCTTTCTCAATTCGGCTTTGAAAACTCAGGAACATTATACTTCCTATTTGAAATAACAGGCGGTGACGCTGCAGACTTCTTTGGTGGCATTAATAGCATTGGTGCTATTATCCTTGCAAAATCAGGTTTTTCTGGGGACTGGATGAGTAATTTTTCAAGTACCAGCGCACTATCTGATAACGGACTTCGTGTAGCAGTTCCTGAACCAACAAGCATGTGGTTACTTGGCTCGGGCATTCTTGGCCTAGCGGGTTTTTCTCGCCGCAAAAAAACTAAGTAA